From the genome of Vicia villosa cultivar HV-30 ecotype Madison, WI linkage group LG2, Vvil1.0, whole genome shotgun sequence, one region includes:
- the LOC131649250 gene encoding uncharacterized protein LOC131649250: MADQPVTKADLEGITTAFTTALTALIEQMANFENQANNANNNGNRRRDKRDEPIRVLRGGNCVEDSSSDEEEPHDEEDNRRNLQNNHDYRVKADIPLFYRTMGVEELLDWKIDVDRFFDVMGVPENKQVKMVAIRLKSTAAVWWDKLVVQRQRKRKRPIRTWQRMKQLMLERFLPEDYEHIIYKMYIECVQGKRTVTEYVKYGVLQYAAEFLRFSERNELGESENQKVARYISGLKGSLQEKMGLQTVWTIAEASSLALKAELMEKSPRNFSSIERYSPQSNCESTGNMEKNVTSRDSNLGNKGASSSSNVQQGKTPIQRPNNPYARPSIDTCYHCNGRGHKSNVCPTRRVAAVVEEREGDEEREDPTLKNDEYADVEFAVEESDERVNFVLQRMLLASKDEG; encoded by the exons ATGGCGGATCAACCGGTGACCAAAGCAGATCTTGAGGGAATTACCACGGCTTTTACCACGGCTCTAACTGCATTGATTGAACAAATGGCGAATTTTGAAAATCAGGcgaacaacgccaacaacaatGGGAATCGGCGAAGAGACAAGAGAGATGAACCAATTAGGGTTCTACGGGGTGGAAACTGTGTAGAAGATTCGAGTTCTGATGAAGAAGAACCTCACGATGAAGAGGACAATCGTAGGAATCTACAGAACAACCATGACTATCGAGTGAAGGCTGATATTCCATTGTTCTACAGAACAATGGGAGTGGAGGAGTTGCTTGATTGGAAGATCGACGTCGACAGGTTCTTCGATGTTATGGGTGTCCCTGAAAACAAGCAGGTCAAGATGGTTGCGATCAGGCTTAAAAGTACTGCAGCTGTCTGgtgggataaacttgttgttcaaaGGCAGAGGAAAAGAAAGAGGCCAATCAGAACTTGGCAaagaatgaaacaattgatgTTGGAGCGGTTTTTACCGGAAGATTATGAACATATTATTTATAAGATGTACATTGAGTGTGTTCAGGGCAAGAGAACCGTGACTGAATacgt aaaatatggggtgttacaatacgcAGCTGAGTTCTTGAGGTTTTCTGAGCGCAATGAATTGGGAGAATCAGAGAATCAGAAAGTGGCTCGATACATCAGTGGCCTAAAGGGATCCTTGCAGGAGAAGATGGGTTTACAAACTGTATGGACCATAGCTGAAGCATCCAGTTTGGCTTTGAAGGCAGAATTGATGGAGAAATCTCCTCGAAATTTCTCGTCTATTGAAAGGTACTCACCCCAAAGTAACTGTGAATCAACAGGTAACATGGAAAAGAATGTAACATCCCGAGATTCCAACCTTGGGAATAAGGGGGCTAGCAGCTCTAGCAATGTGCAGCAGGGTAAAACACCAATTCAGAGGCCGAATAATCCATATGCTAGACCCTCTATAGACACATGTTATCATTGTAACGGAAGAGGCCATAAATCGAATGTTTGTCCAACAAGAAGAGTCGCTGCTGTTGTGGAAGAAAGGGAGGGAGATGAAGAAAGAGAAGATCCTACACTTAAGAACGATGAGTATGCCGATGTTGAGTTTGCGGTGGAAGAATCTGATGAGAGGGTAAATTTTGTGTTGCAGCGAATGTTACTAGCATCCAAAGACGAAGGGTAA